A segment of the Nitrosopumilus sp. genome:
GCAAGACTCTCTGCATCTTTGGATGGATGGAAAATGGCAGAGTAATAATCAGGGAAATCGGGACTTCGAAAAAATTACCTTATCTCTACATGGCAAGTAAAAAACCATATGTCAAGCCATTTCAGGATCTCCTAAAAATCAACTACGATGTATTGCTAATCACACTTGATCAAAAGTCTGCAAGAATACAAAAATTTCATGGCAATCAGATTACGCAAGAGTCAAAACTTCGAATTGACTTGCAGGGAAGACACAAGAAGGGAGGACAGAGTCAGGGGAGATTTTTGCGGGCCAGGCAGACCAAAATCCATGTTTTCTTTAAGAAAATTGCCAACAAGGCAAGGATCATGGATTCGAATTCTGAGATTATTCTTTTGGGTGGTACAGGCCATGCAAAAACGGAATTCTACGACGAACTCAATTCTGAATTGATGAAGAAATGTAGATTCGTAGAGGATCTGTCATTTTCAACTTCTGTACAAGATGTTCACAAAAAAATAATTCATCATTTGTATCTGTATAGGAGAAAATATGTTGCAGAATTAATTGAGAAGTATGATCAACTATTCAAGACAGGACTGACTGCCAAGAGAAACAATGTGATCTACAAGGCATTGGAAATTGGGGCTGTGGATACACTAATTGTTTCTGCAAACTATCGTGCCAACTCAAAGTTCAAGAACATAGTGAAGATGCTTGAGATTGCAGAAAACACATCATGCAAAATTGAATTTGCCTCCTCTCCAAAAATCATTGAGCGATTAAAAATCAATAACTCCGTCATGGCTTTGCTTCGATACAAAATAAAATAATTCATCTTATTTCAAATTCTACTTGCCATGTCGCTGATGACGAATTGAGTTTAAACTTACTCTTGTCGCTGAATTTGATGTGGTAAAACTATTCTCCCAACTTCTCTAAAATTTCTGTAAATTTCCATGGACCGCATTGTGCATCTGGGGATTCGTTTCTTAGCAATCCTTCCTTGTTTAGGATGTTTACTATGTGTGCAGAAAAAGGTAATACCCCAGTAGCTCCTGGTGAATTATAATTTAAAATATGAAATGACATTTCATCATTTTCCAAAATTACATCTGGTACAAATTTACCATTCTCATTTATCACTGATGATCTTATTCCTGCAGTTCCCCTTTTGATAATTTTATCTGCATCTATGACGGGCAAGAATCGCTTTACCCTGTTGATCATTTTTGACTTTGAAACTGATGACTGTATCTCGTTAATCGCCATCTCCTGAAATTGCCTGTCCAGAATTGCCTTTCTTGCACCCGAACCTAACATTTCTAGTATCTTTGGCACAAATTTCTTTATGTTTTCTGATTTACCGTATCCATACGGACTAAACACCGGAACCGCATTGGGTCCCACCTCACAGCTTCCGTCTACCCTGATGATCCAATGCGGATCTAAAAATGGATAATCTGGAAATTCAGGAACTGAATACACGCTTGTCTTTGTCAGGTTGTTGTATTTTTTAGGGACTTTCCAATATTCTCCTCTAAAATGCACATCCGTGAGATTTTTTGCGATTCCTGCTTCATGGGCAATATCTATGGCTTCTCCTCCTGCTGCATTGATCAAAAATTTTGCATATATCTCACGACCATCGCTTAACGTGATGGACCACTGGTCCTTCTCTTTTCTTATTTTACTTACTCTGGAATTTAACAGAAAACTTGTACCGTTTTCTTTACTGTCTTTCATTATGGAATGAGTAAGTATGGAGTAGTTTGTTGAGGCATCTTTGTAAACGTGTAGGGCGGCTTGGCATTTTATTTCGGGTTCTATCTTTTTCATTTCTTCACTGCTCATCAGTTTGATGTCGCTGTCACTCAGACCGTTTTGCTTTCCCCATCTGAGATATTTTTCAAGAACGTCAACGCCTTTTTGATCTAATGCAACTTCGATTACCCCGTCTTTTTTAAACGGCAAGTCTCTCAATTTTACATACTTTTCCCACATTTCATAACCGTGGAACGCAGCTTTTGCAAACAACTTTTTCTTTTCGGGATTGTATAGATATGGGGCATGAACTTTTCCCGTGTTTCTTCCGCTTGTGTGAAATGCAACTTTGTTAGCTTGCTCAACCACTGCTATTTTCATTGATTTGTTTAGAAACGACAGAAAGTATGAGATTGAAGTTCCAAGTATGCCTCCTCCGATTATCAATATGTCAAAATTATTTGCCAGTTGATTTCACTCTTAATTCATCTTGGTTGATAATAAATTACATTTGTCACAATCAAGATTAATATCTGATAAAATTCCAACTCTACACATGCTACCTGACAAGTGTTCTGTAACTGAGGAAGGAAAGCAATGTGTAAATCCTCCTGAATTCATCGTATCTATTGTTTCAGGCAATGATGAATACATGGTAGGATTGACATGCCAAAAACACAAGCATATAGTATCTGGAAAAATTGGAATTTTGCAAAATAAGGGCAAAATACATGATGGAAAAGTTAGTTTTTCGCCTGTAAAAGCAGTCGGAACTGATTGTGTACATGGAGATGCTGATGACTTTGTTCAAATAGATATGACTCATCCAAAAAACTGAAATATTTCTATTTTTGACTGTCTATGTTGCTTTTTGAAATATTGTCAGATTTGGTCAAGATTGATGACGTGTTACTTATCATAAAAAATGATGCTGCTATAAGTGAGATCAGAAGTAACTCTATGAGTATCAGACAAAAAGAAAAGTGGGTAACGATAGGTGACAATGACGGTCCGGGACACATGCATATCAATTCTGAATTAATTCAATCTGCAGAATTTGTCCAAGAACAAAAACCGGAACGCGTAAGTTTTAGCATCAGATTCTATGATAAAGATGACAATCGGATTCTTGCCACATTTTTTACAAAAATGTATGACGAAGACAAAAAACTGATTCCTTCAAGAAAGGTGGTCTATGATCAGTTGAGCCAAAAACATGGTTCTAAAATTCAATTTTAAAAAAAACCCTATCTGAAAAAGATAAGGAGAAAAAATATTATTCTTCAGACTCTTTTTCTTTCTTCTCTTTTTCAGACTGTAGTTTAGCTAATTCTAATTCTTCGTTAGTATGTTTGAATTTCTTCATTCTGACTTTAGTTTATAATTATGATATAAAAACTGCACATTTTACAGGTTATGGACTATGCGTGAGAATCAGTATCCTACTGAATATGCAGGTTTTTTACCATTCATGCCGAGATTCAAATTTTTTACGGCAATTTCGGCCATCTTTCTCCTTGTCTCTTCTGTGGAACTGCCTATGTGCGGTGCCAGTATCACGTTTGACAATTTGACCAGCGGGTGATTGCTCTTAATTGGCTCTGTCTCAAATACGTCCAATCCTGCCCCCGAGATCATCTTTTTCTTTAACGCTTCAACAAGATCCTTCTCGTTGATCACTTTTCCCCTTGACGTGTTGATCAGATACGCAGATTCTTTCATTTTTTTAAAAACCTTCATCCCAAACATCCTGTCTGTCTCTGCTGTATGGGGCACGTGAATAGAAATAAAGTCGCTTTGTGAAATCAATTTTTCAAACGACACGTATTGGGCATTCAGAATTTTTTCTTTGGTCTTTGAAACATGTTTTCTGTTGTGATATGTAATTTTCATATCGAATGCCTTTGCCCTCTTTGCAAGCATCTCACCAATCCTTCCCAATCCTAAAATCCCAAGGGTTTTGTCCTTTAGGTCTACCCCCACGTAGTCAAAGGCACCATACACTTCTTTCCATTTTCCGTTACGAATGATTCTGTCACCTTCTGAAACCCTTCTTGAAATATCAAGCAGTAATGAGAATGCCAGATTGGCTGTGGCATCAGTTAGTACTTCTGGAGTATATCCCACACGTATTTTCTTTTTCTTGGCATGTACTGTGTCTATGTGATCAAAACCTACGCTATAGGTGCTTATTATTTTAAGATTTTTTGCAGATTCAATTCCTTCCTTGTCTATTTTGTCGTATGGAAAACAAATGAGCCCGTCTATCTCTTTGATCTTTGAATGCAACTTGGTCTGCGGAATTGGGATTTTTCCAGAATGAACTTCAACATCGTATCTTTTTCTTAACTGTTTCAGTACAAAGTCGTGCAAAGCCCTTGTAAGAAACACCTTCTTTTTCATTACTCTTATGATTCGTCTCAAACCATTTATACGATTTCTTTGTAAATTCTTTATGTCTGCTGAAACTCAAGACGAAGAAGAATTTGCCATTTGCGTGGAATGCGGTAACTCCATTGAAAAATGCGGTTGCGTGTGTCCATACTGCGGTGAGCGTGACAAATGTGAGTGTGCCTTGTTTGATGCAGCTACTGGTGGTTAAGCAAAATTAACCATAATACTATTAACATTCAGGAAACGTGTAATTTCTTATGAGTTCTGTTGATTTCACTTGGCTAATAGGTGGTCCGCAAGGAAGCGGGGTAGAGTCTGGTGCCAACATATTCTCAAAGGTTTGCGCGGAGATGGGCTATCAGGTGTTTGGGAAAAGAGAATTCTATTCCAACATAAAGGGAGAGCACAGCTATTTCACGGTCAGGATTGCAAATAAGAAAATCCATTCAAACGTAAATGATGTCACGTTGATGACGTCATTTGACGCCGAAACTATCTTTCGTCACTATGATGAGGTAATGTCTGGAGGGGGAATCATTTATGATTCTGATCTGGAGGATACAAAAACTGATTCTGTACGAACGCTTGACGCCCCGTTCAAGGAAAGACTACACAAAGAGCTGGAATCAAAAAACAAGCCGTTTACAATTACTGGGGTTTTGGACATTGCAAAAGAAAACGGCGTCAAGCTGTTTCCAGTATCTTTCAAGTCCATTCTTGAGGCCCTTTCAGAAGAAACAGAAAATCCCCGTCTAAAGGGACTGGTCAGGATGTTCAATGTGATTGGAGTGTCCCTGTCTTTGGGACTGGTCAAGATGCCTCCTGACACATTGCAAAAGACGATAGGATCAATATTTTCAAGAAAGCCTGAGGTTGCAAAAATCAACCAGCAGACTGCAAACTATTCTTATAATTACGCCACTGCAAAATTTGAAATCTTTAACCATGCATTACTCAGGACAGAAAAAGAACCTGAGACCCTCCTGGTACAGGGGTTCCATGGAACTGCACTGGGAAAAATTGCATGCGGTTGCAGGTTCCAGCCATATTATCCAATCACTCCTGCGTCTGATGAATCCGTTTTCCTTGAAACAAATGAGCTCTTGGATGTCATAGATGAGCGTCCAGGATCCGTTGCAGTAATTCAGACAGAAGATGAAATTTGCGCGATGGGAATGACTATTGGAGGGGCATTGACTGGAACCCGTTCTTCCACATGTACATCTGGCCCTGGATTTGCCTTGATGACTGAGATGCTGGGATGGGCCGGAATGAACGAAGTACCTGTGGTCATTACCAATTATCAGCGAAGCGGACCGTCAACTGGTCTTCCTACAAGACATGGTCAGGATGATCTGCTTTTTTCCGTACATGCTGGACATGGAGACTTTCCAAAAATTGTTTATGCCTCTGGGGAAATTGAAGAGAGCTTCTATGATACGGGTAACTGCTTTAACTATGCTGATGTCTTTCAGGTTCCTGTAATCCACCTGATGGACAAGTTTCATGCAAGCTCAGTTATCACATGCAAGAGATTTGATCCTCATAAGATATCCGTTAACAGGGGCAAGCTCTTGGAAAAAGTAGATGATGATTACAGGCGGTTTGAATTTACTGATGATGGGATATCTCCACGATCCAGACTGGGAATGGATAATGGAATATTTTGGAATACCGGTGACGAGTCTGATGAAACAGGTCACATTACCGAAGATCCAATTTTACGCGTTAAGATGATGGACAAGCGAATGTCCCGTCTGGATTTGATTCTAAAGAGCATTCCCAAGGTGGAACAGGCTATATCTTTTGGAGTAGAGGAGTATTCCATTATCTCATGGGGTTCCACGATCGGTCCAGTTCTTGATGCGATTGATCTGCTAAAGAAAGAGGGAATCTCAATTGGACTGGTTCAGTTGAAGCTGCTGCATCCTTTTCCAAGCGAATACGTCTCTTCGCTGCTAAAAGATGCCACTACCATAATTGACATTGAGGCAAATCATTCCGGACAGATGGGAAAACTGTTTAAGCAAAATGTGGGACGTGATATCGACTACTTCATCTTAAAATACAGTGGTCGTGCGATGACTTGTACTGAAGTTTATGATTCACTTAAGAAAATTGTTCAGAAAAAAGCAGACAAAAGAGAGGTTCTAATGCATGGCGCTTAAGCTGGCTGACTACAAAACAGATGTCCATAATGATTGGTGTCCTGGTTGTGGGGATTTTGGAATAGTCAATGCAATTCAGATGGCATTAGCTGAGATGGGAATTCAGCGAGACAAGGCCGCGATGTTTTCCGGCATCGGATGCTCTGGCAAAACTTCTCATTACATCAACACGTATGGTGTTCACACGTTGCACGGAAGGGTTTTGACGTTTGCACAAGGCGCAAAAATCGCAAATCCCGACCTGACTGTAGTCGCAGTAGGTGGCGACGGTGATGGATTGGGAATCGGTGCAGGTCACTTTGTTGCAGCTGGGCGAAGAAATGTGGACATGACTTACATAATTTTTGACAATGGCGTGTATGGCTTGACAAAGGGACAGGCCTCTCCTACCCTAAAGCTTGGAGAGAAGACAAAATCACTGCCTTCACCAAACACTAATTCCAACGTCAATCCCATCGGATTGGCAATTGCAAGCGGCTTTACATTTGTGGCTCGTGGCTACTCTTATGATGTTCGACATCTAAAAGACCTGATTGTTCAGGCAGTTCAACACAAGGGTCTGTCGTTTCTCGATGTCTTGCAACCTTGTCCTACATACAATGATCTTAACACACGTGACTGGTATGCTGGAACTGATCTGGTTGACGAGGCGCAAAAACGACACTCAAGAATCTACAAACTGGAGGATCAGGAATTTGAACCCGTGGTACACTACAATTCCGAAGTTGAAGTCAACGAGAAGCTGTCTCAAGCATTGATTAAATCCCTTGAATGGGGAAACAAAATTCCTACTGGTGTCTTTTACAAGAATAGTCTCGTTTCTCCTTATACTGAAAGATTAAAAGATAAAATTCCAAATTATCTGGAAAATCCTCCTGCAAAACAAAATATCTCAAAAAATGGTCGGTCAAATACTGATATCTCAAAAATATTAGATTCTCTTGAAGTATAGATTCTGCGTCTAACGTGTATTGTACTGAGGAGTCATGATTATCATGATTGGTTTATTCAAAGATATTTTTCTCTCACCTGCAAAACTGCAAATGTCTTGAACCAAACCGTTCATTTCACAATTCGTGTCGTCGTTATTGGCATGGCAAATCATGCTTGGTAGATGAAAACTAACTCACTAAAACATTGTAAGGCCAAGAAATTGATTTATTGATGTGTTGGAATGAATGGAATCAAAATAAGATGAACTATGTACACTGCTTAATCTGCCATGAAAATGTTTTACGTGTTTTCTTTCCAAACGTCTCCAAGAAACGTGTATCTCTTGCTTTTTGATGAAGCCGTGTCCAGACGCCATCTTATTGAATTCGAATCGAATTTGTATACTATCTCGGAAATATCCGATGGAGTTTTTTTAGGATCCAGATGATATTGTAACAATTCCAAAACAAAATCAATTTTTTCCAACGCGTTATCAAACCATTGCTTGTCTTCGATGTCGATGGTGAAAACTATTCTTGGATTTCCTGAAAAATTGATTCTGATTTTTAAGGCATTTCCACTTCCTCTTCTTCTTTTCATTTCTTTGAACACTGCCTTGATTTTTTCCCAACGCTTGAACCCAAACCATTGGAAAAATTCTTCATTAAACTGAAGGGGAATGTCAATATTCATGAAACTCACAAATCTTTCGTCATCTTGTTCAATCTCGTCTTGAATGACGGTAAAATGAGAATTTAAGAATCCGTATATCACTTCGATTTCCCATGGTGAAATTCCATAATATTGTAATGTCGTCTTGACGTTTTCTGACAATGTTTTGAGATATTGAAAATTGTAATTAAATCTTCAAATTCTGCCCGACTGGTCCAAATATGTCTTAAAATTAAAATTACATGGAGATTGTTGCTATTTTAGACATGAAAAAAGAATTTGTAGTAAAAAGCATTGATTCAGCTCCTGATGGTGCGCCATACGTGGTCGTCTCACTGTCATCAATCAAGGATCTCAAGGAAGGCAATCAAAATCCGCCTGCTCCTTTTGGAAGCCCAAAGGTAATGGGATTTTCGAACATGAATGACATGATGAAGGATCTAAATAAGATGATGTCTGGAATGGGTGGCGGAATGGGAATGCAGTCCGGAGTCACTCAACTAAAGCTTGAGATGCACGAGTACAAGGATATGGGCCTTTCAGTTGGGGACAAGGTCTTTCTGGAATTGAGCAAGGCTGAAACCCTTGGTGTCTAGACTTACCAGATTGTGTTGAAATATTTCCAACCATAAAATGCAGCAATAGTTCCGATTACGAATAGCATTGGTTTCCATGCAAATACTGGAATGCTTGGAATTGCAAGCTTTACCTTGTAGTTGTCCGCAATGGCTTTGACATTTTTCTTAATCTTGTCGTGCCAAATGCTGTAATCAACCTGATATTTTTTCAAAATTTCTTCCACCTCGTATACTACCGGTGTCCTTTGTGAAAACAAGTGTTGCAGGTAATCTCTGGAAACTTCGACCTCTGCATGAATTCCTATCAGACCTTTTTTCAGATCAACCATTCTGACATGCATCTCCCATGGCTTTTTCAGTTTCAAATTAAGGCCACTTCCAATCTGATCCGGTTGCTTGTGCTCTAGCTTTACTTTGGTAAATCCCTCTGCTGCAAAAATTTTTGTCAACTCATCAAAGTTTTTTTTTACCACGATGTGGAGCTGCTCGACTCCGTCTTTACTGTCAATGTTAATTCTGTGTTTGATTCCGTCAAAGAATGAGACTGTCTTGGGATAGGTGGTAAGATACTCCATTAGCTTTTTCATCAAATTCCTCTATTTAAAGCAGAACCGGCTAGTCTTCAGTTTTCATGGAATTTGACAATCCCCTTACGTACACGCACTGATCGGGTGATATGGCCATCTCTGAGGGATTGATTTTTCTGTCAGTAAGCCTCGCATCTGAATTTCTCACTATTGCAAACGGTTTGGATTCTGCTCCCTCTCCCATCTTGTGATTTGCTATTGTTGCAAGGTTGTCCACTACTGCTTGAAATGTGACCTTTAGCGGATTGCCGTCCAGATCCTTTTTTGATCTCATGTCCAAAACCGGTTCAATTCCTGCACATGATATTGCAACCCCTGACGTGCCGATTCTGGCAGGCATCAGCCTGCTATCGACCAAAATTATTCCCACATGGATGAAAAACTTCAAGAAAATTTTTCTTCGAATTTCCTCTGCGATGAGATATGGTGATGTCGGATACAAGATGGCTTTACCCTTTTTTGCATTTGATTTATCAATTCCTGCATTTGGTGCCATGATGTTGTTTGATGAGGTGATTACAAATCCTCCAATTCCTCCAAAAATTTTGTCAGACTCTCTGATTATTATTTCAGCAATTTCAGGTTTTAATCGAAATTCCTTTGAAATTTCCATGCCTTTTTTTGAGGCTCTGACATTCTCAAGATCTACGATCCTTCCTTGCGAGTTTGAGATGTACTTCGTTGAGATGACCAGCACGTCTCCCTCTATCAATTTAGAATGATTTTTTTCTAAAGTTTTTAACAATGTCTTAAAAACATCGAATTGCTTTTCCATTCTTTCTGCCAGCAGGGGCAAAACCGTTAACTGCACGATATTGTGAGCATTTTTTGCTTTTTTACTGTTCTGAAATCATATCTTTCAAATTCTAACGTGCTTGATTTTGGATAAAATGTATGATGATGTATCTTATTGCATGATGGTGAATATCATCCAACAGGCACATTTTTTATTGATTTTACATGTTAGTTCTGAATTCTGAAGATGGATTCTGAAAAGCTTTTAATCTGCATAAACAAGTTTTTTGATTATGAACATTGTGGAGAAGATTCTTGCCCGTGGAGCCGGAAAATCTTCAGTTTCTCCCGATGATGTAGTTTTTGCCCATGTAGATAAAGTGATGATGCATGATGTCTCGGGACCTGGGGTGATTAAGGTATTTGATAAACTAAAGAAACAAGGAATATCTGTTGACAAACTATGGGATCCTACCAAAGTTTGGGTAGCTGAAGATCATTTTGTTCCATCGGCAGAAAAAATGTCCGCTGAAAATATTGTAAAACTATCAAACTTTACAAAACAATATGGAATTGAAAAGCATTTCAAGTACGGGATGGGCCAATATGGAATTTGTCATACTATATCCCATGAGGAGGCCATGGTGATGCCCGGCGATGTATATGTCGGAGGTGATTCTCACACAAATACCACTGGTGCCTTGGGGGCTTTTGCTTGCGGTTTGGGACATACAGACATTGCTTATATTTTACTAAATGGACAAATTTGGTTTAAGGTTCCTGAAACTTTTTACTTTAAGCTAAATGGAAAATTACCTGATCATGTAATGGCAAAGGATCTAATTTTGAAGATTGTTGGAGAAATTGGAACGGATGGTGGAGCATATCAAACGATGCAATTTGGAGGTAGTGGCATAGATGAAATGTCTGTGGAAAGCAGGTTGACTTTGTGTAATATGACAACTGAAGCTGGAGCAAAGAACGGAATTGTAGAACCTGATCAAAAAGTCGTAGATTATCTGTCTCAGCGTGGAGCAATAAACATCAATTTGATTAAGGGTGATGACGATGCTGAATATTCTAAGATCTTTGAATTTGAAGGTTCTGAAATGGAACCGACCGTTGCAAAACCCTTTTCTCCAGATAATACGTGCGTTGTTCGGGAAGCACCGTCTGTTGAATTAGACAAGTCCTACATTGGATCTTGCACTGGTGCAAAATATGAAGATTTGGAGGCTGCCGCAAGAATACTCAAGGGAAGAAAAGTAAAGATTCGGACAGAAGTTTTACCTGCTGCAATTTCGATTTATCAGCGTGCCATGGAAAATGGATTGCTAAAAATTTTTCTTGATGCCGGCGTGACTGTTGGACCTCCAACTTGCGGAGCCTGCTGTGGTGCACATATGGGGGTATTGGCAAAAGATGAAATTTGTATAAGCACCACAAACAGAAATTTCCCTGGAAGGATGGGTCATGTGGAATCTCAAACATACCTTGCATCTCCATTGGTGGCCGCAGCCTCAGCCGTAACTGGAAAGCTTACTGATCCGAGGGATTTGCAATGAAAGGAAATATCATAAAATATGATCGAGACAATATTGATACTGACGTAATCATTCCAGGTCAGTATCTTAAGGTGCATGATTATGCAGAGCTTGCAACGCATGCCATGGAAGGACTGGATCCTGATTTTCATTCCAAAGTTAAAGAAGGTGATTTTATTTTATCTGGTAAGAATTTTGGATGTGGTTCGTCTCGTGAGCATGCGCCTATTGCATTATCTCATTCAGGAATAAAGGCAGTCTTGGCATTGTCGTTTGCACGAATCTTTTATCGTAATGCTGTGGATGGCGCATTTTTGCTACCTATTGAGATTGAGCAGGATGCATATGATGGTATTTCTGAAGGTGACGAGGTCACAATAGATGTTTCTGCAAATGAGATTAAAAATATTACAAAAAATCAGACATACAAGATGAAGCCATTTTCAGAAATTATTGGCAAGATAATTGCTGCTGGTGGACTGTTCAAGTATAAACTCGATCAGGATTAAAATGGGAAAAACTCTTTTTGAAAAAATTTGGGAATCTCATGTTATTGTTGAAAAACAAAATAATCCCTCCCTGATCTATATTGACCGACATCTTGTTCATGAAGTGACCTCTCCACAGGCTTTTGACGGATTACGAATTAACAATAGAAGAGTTAGACGGCCTGATCTCACCGTTGCCACTATGGATCACAATGTTCCAACAACTGATCATTCGCTTCCAATATTGGATCAAACATCATCTATACAAATACAGACATTGGAAAAAAATTGTAAAGATTTCGGCATAAAATTATTTGACATTACCAGTCCCAATCAGGGCATTGTGCATGTGATAGGTCCTGAATTGGGAATTACATTGCCTGGTGCCACAATTGTTTGTGGTGACAGTCATACATCCACACATGGGGCATTTGGGGCACTGGCGTTGGGAATTGGAACTAGTGATGTTGAACATGTCTTGGCATCTCAGACTATGTGGCTTGAAAAACCCACTCCCTTTGAAATTCGAATTGAGGGCAAACGAAAAAACCCTGATGCTGTAACCGCAAAAGACATTGTACTGTCCATAATCAAAAATATTGGAACTGGGGGTGGTACTGGAACCGTGGTTGAATATCGTGGTGAAGGGATCACTGATCTTTCAATGGAGCAAAGAATGACCATTTGCAATATGTCCATTGAGGCAGGTGCCCGTGCAGGCCTGATTGCACCAGATGAAAAAACCTTTGACTATCTTAGAG
Coding sequences within it:
- a CDS encoding 2-oxoacid:ferredoxin oxidoreductase subunit beta; this translates as MALKLADYKTDVHNDWCPGCGDFGIVNAIQMALAEMGIQRDKAAMFSGIGCSGKTSHYINTYGVHTLHGRVLTFAQGAKIANPDLTVVAVGGDGDGLGIGAGHFVAAGRRNVDMTYIIFDNGVYGLTKGQASPTLKLGEKTKSLPSPNTNSNVNPIGLAIASGFTFVARGYSYDVRHLKDLIVQAVQHKGLSFLDVLQPCPTYNDLNTRDWYAGTDLVDEAQKRHSRIYKLEDQEFEPVVHYNSEVEVNEKLSQALIKSLEWGNKIPTGVFYKNSLVSPYTERLKDKIPNYLENPPAKQNISKNGRSNTDISKILDSLEV
- a CDS encoding 2-oxoacid:acceptor oxidoreductase subunit alpha; the protein is MSSVDFTWLIGGPQGSGVESGANIFSKVCAEMGYQVFGKREFYSNIKGEHSYFTVRIANKKIHSNVNDVTLMTSFDAETIFRHYDEVMSGGGIIYDSDLEDTKTDSVRTLDAPFKERLHKELESKNKPFTITGVLDIAKENGVKLFPVSFKSILEALSEETENPRLKGLVRMFNVIGVSLSLGLVKMPPDTLQKTIGSIFSRKPEVAKINQQTANYSYNYATAKFEIFNHALLRTEKEPETLLVQGFHGTALGKIACGCRFQPYYPITPASDESVFLETNELLDVIDERPGSVAVIQTEDEICAMGMTIGGALTGTRSSTCTSGPGFALMTEMLGWAGMNEVPVVITNYQRSGPSTGLPTRHGQDDLLFSVHAGHGDFPKIVYASGEIEESFYDTGNCFNYADVFQVPVIHLMDKFHASSVITCKRFDPHKISVNRGKLLEKVDDDYRRFEFTDDGISPRSRLGMDNGIFWNTGDESDETGHITEDPILRVKMMDKRMSRLDLILKSIPKVEQAISFGVEEYSIISWGSTIGPVLDAIDLLKKEGISIGLVQLKLLHPFPSEYVSSLLKDATTIIDIEANHSGQMGKLFKQNVGRDIDYFILKYSGRAMTCTEVYDSLKKIVQKKADKREVLMHGA
- a CDS encoding homoaconitate hydratase family protein; its protein translation is MNIVEKILARGAGKSSVSPDDVVFAHVDKVMMHDVSGPGVIKVFDKLKKQGISVDKLWDPTKVWVAEDHFVPSAEKMSAENIVKLSNFTKQYGIEKHFKYGMGQYGICHTISHEEAMVMPGDVYVGGDSHTNTTGALGAFACGLGHTDIAYILLNGQIWFKVPETFYFKLNGKLPDHVMAKDLILKIVGEIGTDGGAYQTMQFGGSGIDEMSVESRLTLCNMTTEAGAKNGIVEPDQKVVDYLSQRGAININLIKGDDDAEYSKIFEFEGSEMEPTVAKPFSPDNTCVVREAPSVELDKSYIGSCTGAKYEDLEAAARILKGRKVKIRTEVLPAAISIYQRAMENGLLKIFLDAGVTVGPPTCGACCGAHMGVLAKDEICISTTNRNFPGRMGHVESQTYLASPLVAAASAVTGKLTDPRDLQ
- a CDS encoding FAD-dependent oxidoreductase encodes the protein MANNFDILIIGGGILGTSISYFLSFLNKSMKIAVVEQANKVAFHTSGRNTGKVHAPYLYNPEKKKLFAKAAFHGYEMWEKYVKLRDLPFKKDGVIEVALDQKGVDVLEKYLRWGKQNGLSDSDIKLMSSEEMKKIEPEIKCQAALHVYKDASTNYSILTHSIMKDSKENGTSFLLNSRVSKIRKEKDQWSITLSDGREIYAKFLINAAGGEAIDIAHEAGIAKNLTDVHFRGEYWKVPKKYNNLTKTSVYSVPEFPDYPFLDPHWIIRVDGSCEVGPNAVPVFSPYGYGKSENIKKFVPKILEMLGSGARKAILDRQFQEMAINEIQSSVSKSKMINRVKRFLPVIDADKIIKRGTAGIRSSVINENGKFVPDVILENDEMSFHILNYNSPGATGVLPFSAHIVNILNKEGLLRNESPDAQCGPWKFTEILEKLGE
- a CDS encoding cytidine deaminase, whose amino-acid sequence is MQLTVLPLLAERMEKQFDVFKTLLKTLEKNHSKLIEGDVLVISTKYISNSQGRIVDLENVRASKKGMEISKEFRLKPEIAEIIIRESDKIFGGIGGFVITSSNNIMAPNAGIDKSNAKKGKAILYPTSPYLIAEEIRRKIFLKFFIHVGIILVDSRLMPARIGTSGVAISCAGIEPVLDMRSKKDLDGNPLKVTFQAVVDNLATIANHKMGEGAESKPFAIVRNSDARLTDRKINPSEMAISPDQCVYVRGLSNSMKTED
- a CDS encoding peptide chain release factor 1, with the translated sequence MKERSELSEISPSEWMSLNQFLFKMKQVNSPCVSVYYPYGKGKDMISLFRENKRSKSFEKIESKIEKRIIEIKDDPPSAGKFSKTLCIFGWMENGRVIIREIGTSKKLPYLYMASKKPYVKPFQDLLKINYDVLLITLDQKSARIQKFHGNQITQESKLRIDLQGRHKKGGQSQGRFLRARQTKIHVFFKKIANKARIMDSNSEIILLGGTGHAKTEFYDELNSELMKKCRFVEDLSFSTSVQDVHKKIIHHLYLYRRKYVAELIEKYDQLFKTGLTAKRNNVIYKALEIGAVDTLIVSANYRANSKFKNIVKMLEIAENTSCKIEFASSPKIIERLKINNSVMALLRYKIK
- a CDS encoding D-glycerate dehydrogenase produces the protein MKKKVFLTRALHDFVLKQLRKRYDVEVHSGKIPIPQTKLHSKIKEIDGLICFPYDKIDKEGIESAKNLKIISTYSVGFDHIDTVHAKKKKIRVGYTPEVLTDATANLAFSLLLDISRRVSEGDRIIRNGKWKEVYGAFDYVGVDLKDKTLGILGLGRIGEMLAKRAKAFDMKITYHNRKHVSKTKEKILNAQYVSFEKLISQSDFISIHVPHTAETDRMFGMKVFKKMKESAYLINTSRGKVINEKDLVEALKKKMISGAGLDVFETEPIKSNHPLVKLSNVILAPHIGSSTEETRRKMAEIAVKNLNLGMNGKKPAYSVGY